In a single window of the Tellurirhabdus bombi genome:
- a CDS encoding MarR family winged helix-turn-helix transcriptional regulator, whose translation MNKDFIDEMEELGITSRLRRVSDAMSHAANSFYKGTGIDFEARWFSVFYLIASKGPMGVTEIADLLSITHPAVIQVTKELENRNLISSTACVKDCRKRLLAITAEGQERIQQIKPLINAFREVNQQLLNAQSCNLLLALREFEDQLETKSYSRRLQEVLTHSL comes from the coding sequence ATGAACAAAGATTTTATTGACGAAATGGAAGAATTAGGCATCACTAGTCGGCTAAGACGGGTAAGCGATGCCATGTCTCACGCGGCTAATTCCTTTTATAAGGGCACAGGAATTGATTTTGAAGCCCGCTGGTTTAGTGTGTTTTATCTTATTGCCAGCAAAGGGCCAATGGGGGTTACCGAAATTGCCGACTTGTTAAGCATTACGCACCCCGCCGTTATTCAGGTAACTAAAGAACTGGAAAACCGTAACCTCATTAGTTCAACCGCCTGCGTGAAAGACTGTCGGAAACGATTACTGGCCATCACCGCAGAAGGGCAGGAACGGATTCAGCAGATCAAACCCTTGATTAACGCTTTTCGGGAGGTGAATCAGCAACTGCTGAATGCGCAATCCTGCAACCTGCTGCTGGCGCTCCGGGAATTTGAAGACCAGCTGGAGACTAAAAGCTATTCAAGACGTTTGCAAGAAGTTCTGACCCACTCTCTTTAA
- a CDS encoding efflux RND transporter permease subunit, with translation MSVSEIAVKRPLLILTVFTVLILFGALSYQQLSYNLLPKFEANVISVATTYRGASADEVETNVTKRIEDALSSLEGLDRMTSTSQEGASIVIVQLKNGVSTTLAQQDAQRKVEQVLNLLPDEADRPIINKFSTDELPVLRMGVTANLSPTALYDLIDDNIKPQLSNVAGVGQVNVIGGNEREIQVNVNQEKLRAYGLSIGQVSQAIAAANTSYPAGQLETRESQLSIRFDASVETTNRLRNLIVSRRTNGSEVLLKDVAEVVDATTKPTAINHINAQPSIGLQIQKQSDANAVSVSQLTQDRIKQLEKQYSNINLKFNIAADQSVYTLASADAVVFDMGLAIVIVSVVMLLFLHSFRSAMFVLVALPSSMIPTFALMYLMGFSLNLMTLMALSLVVGILVDDSIVVLENINRHLEMGKDKRTAALDGRSEIGFTALAITLVDVVVFVPLAMTGGLIGNILREFALVVVFSTLMSLLVSFTLTPLLASRFGKIEVLSRSSLWGRLNLGFENMITRLTEWYGRVLAWVLGHKRYIFLATIALLVGSIALVPAGFIGGAFMPQSDMGEMAVNIELSPTASIYQTNAVAQRAEQIIMKHPEVTNVFTNVGYTSSGIATASNSNVADINVKLIDKKERTISTEEFGQLLKREVGQIPGTKVTVSPVGIVGASQAPIQIAVKGTNLKEIREAAAIVLNVTKSVPGTQDVKYSVKDPKPEVTVNLDREKMAQLGINAADVGLALQNSFRGNDQSKFKQAGNEYDILIGLDRFDRTNAQDISRLTFVNNQGKMFELSQFAKVQEQIGESVLERIDRLSSVTINAQVVGRPVGTVGTDIQTKMAQQKLPEGVSIQYLGQLQQQSDAFGSLGLALGIAILLVYFIMVALYESVIYPFVVLFSIPVALVGALLALALTMESLTVFSIVGMIMLLGLVAKNAILIVDFTNQLKAEGKEVVHALIEAGKERLRPILMTTLAMILGMLPIALASGAGAETKNGMAWVIIGGLTSSMLLTLLVVPSMYLVVDRLVARFSGKKVKPKKPQELEVAKAID, from the coding sequence ATGTCAGTATCTGAAATAGCTGTCAAACGACCGCTGCTGATTCTCACGGTCTTCACTGTACTGATTTTGTTCGGTGCATTGAGCTACCAGCAGTTGTCTTATAATCTATTACCCAAGTTTGAGGCCAACGTAATCAGCGTGGCAACAACCTACCGGGGAGCATCGGCCGATGAGGTTGAAACCAACGTAACCAAGCGGATTGAGGACGCTCTGTCGTCGCTCGAAGGGCTGGACCGCATGACCTCAACGTCGCAGGAAGGGGCTTCGATCGTTATCGTTCAGTTGAAAAACGGCGTTAGCACCACCCTCGCGCAACAGGATGCCCAGCGGAAAGTAGAGCAGGTGTTGAACTTGTTACCTGATGAAGCGGATCGGCCAATTATCAACAAATTCTCGACCGACGAATTGCCGGTTTTGCGGATGGGGGTAACGGCGAATCTGTCGCCAACCGCGCTTTACGATTTGATCGATGATAACATCAAACCGCAGCTATCGAACGTAGCCGGAGTCGGTCAGGTGAACGTCATTGGTGGGAATGAGCGTGAAATTCAGGTAAACGTTAACCAGGAAAAACTGCGTGCCTACGGTCTGTCCATTGGTCAGGTGTCGCAGGCCATTGCGGCGGCTAATACCAGCTACCCGGCTGGTCAGTTGGAAACCCGGGAGTCGCAACTTTCGATTCGTTTTGATGCCTCGGTTGAGACAACGAACCGCCTGCGTAACCTGATCGTTTCCCGCCGGACCAACGGGAGTGAAGTGTTGCTGAAAGATGTGGCGGAAGTCGTGGATGCAACCACGAAACCGACCGCCATCAACCACATCAACGCGCAGCCATCCATCGGTTTGCAGATTCAAAAGCAGTCGGATGCCAACGCGGTGTCGGTCAGCCAGTTGACGCAAGATCGGATTAAGCAACTTGAAAAGCAATACAGCAACATCAATCTGAAATTCAACATTGCCGCTGACCAGTCGGTCTATACACTGGCTTCGGCAGATGCGGTGGTGTTTGATATGGGGCTGGCTATCGTGATTGTATCCGTGGTGATGCTCCTGTTCCTGCACAGTTTCCGGTCGGCCATGTTCGTTCTGGTGGCGCTGCCTTCGTCAATGATTCCGACGTTTGCGCTGATGTACCTGATGGGCTTCTCGCTGAACCTGATGACTCTGATGGCACTTTCGCTGGTGGTAGGTATCCTGGTCGATGACTCGATTGTGGTCCTGGAAAATATCAACCGCCACCTCGAAATGGGCAAAGACAAGCGTACCGCTGCCTTGGATGGTCGGAGTGAGATTGGCTTTACGGCCCTTGCGATTACGCTGGTTGACGTCGTGGTATTCGTGCCGCTGGCGATGACGGGCGGTCTGATCGGGAACATTCTGCGTGAGTTTGCGCTCGTGGTTGTATTCTCAACCTTGATGAGCTTACTGGTATCGTTTACGCTGACGCCGCTGCTGGCTTCGCGCTTCGGTAAAATTGAAGTGCTGAGTCGGAGTTCGCTTTGGGGGCGTCTGAACCTCGGGTTTGAAAACATGATTACCCGCTTAACGGAATGGTACGGACGGGTGTTAGCGTGGGTGTTGGGCCACAAACGGTATATTTTCCTGGCGACGATTGCCTTGCTAGTAGGCTCAATTGCGCTGGTGCCAGCCGGTTTCATCGGTGGGGCGTTCATGCCACAGAGCGATATGGGCGAGATGGCGGTTAATATTGAATTGTCACCAACGGCTTCGATCTACCAAACCAATGCCGTGGCGCAACGGGCGGAGCAGATCATTATGAAGCACCCGGAAGTAACCAATGTCTTTACAAACGTCGGTTACACCAGCAGCGGTATTGCCACCGCTTCGAACAGTAACGTCGCGGATATCAACGTAAAATTGATTGATAAAAAAGAGCGTACAATTTCGACGGAAGAGTTTGGTCAGTTATTAAAGAGAGAAGTAGGCCAGATTCCAGGAACGAAAGTAACGGTGAGCCCGGTCGGTATCGTTGGCGCTTCGCAGGCTCCGATCCAGATCGCCGTGAAGGGAACCAACCTGAAAGAGATTCGGGAAGCAGCAGCTATCGTGCTGAATGTTACCAAATCAGTGCCGGGTACCCAGGACGTGAAGTATTCGGTGAAAGATCCGAAGCCGGAAGTAACCGTGAACCTTGACCGCGAAAAGATGGCCCAGTTGGGTATCAATGCCGCCGACGTTGGGCTTGCGTTGCAAAACTCCTTCCGGGGTAACGATCAGTCGAAGTTCAAACAAGCGGGTAATGAATACGACATTCTGATTGGCCTGGATCGGTTCGACCGCACCAATGCCCAGGATATCAGCCGCCTTACCTTTGTAAACAACCAGGGCAAAATGTTCGAATTGTCTCAATTTGCAAAAGTACAGGAGCAAATTGGAGAGAGCGTACTGGAGCGGATTGACCGGCTTTCGTCGGTGACCATCAACGCGCAGGTTGTTGGCCGCCCGGTCGGAACGGTTGGTACGGATATTCAAACCAAAATGGCGCAGCAAAAACTGCCGGAGGGGGTTTCCATTCAGTATCTGGGTCAATTACAACAGCAGTCGGATGCCTTTGGTAGTCTGGGGCTAGCTTTAGGAATCGCCATTCTGTTGGTGTATTTCATCATGGTAGCTTTGTACGAAAGCGTTATCTATCCGTTCGTCGTCTTGTTCTCGATTCCGGTGGCCCTGGTTGGTGCATTGCTGGCGCTGGCGCTGACGATGGAAAGCTTGACCGTTTTCTCGATTGTTGGTATGATTATGTTGCTCGGTCTGGTTGCGAAAAACGCCATCCTGATCGTTGACTTTACCAATCAGTTAAAAGCGGAGGGCAAGGAAGTAGTTCACGCCCTGATTGAGGCAGGTAAAGAACGTCTGCGTCCTATCTTGATGACGACACTGGCGATGATTCTGGGTATGTTGCCAATTGCTCTGGCCAGCGGTGCGGGTGCTGAGACAAAAAACGGTATGGCCTGGGTAATCATCGGTGGTCTAACCTCTTCGATGTTGTTGACACTGCTGGTGGTGCCGTCGATGTATCTGGTCGTTGACCGGCTTGTGGCTCGCTTCAGCGGCAAAAAAGTAAAGCCGAAGAAGCCGCAGGAACTCGAAGTAGCGAAGGCAATTGATTAA
- a CDS encoding efflux RND transporter periplasmic adaptor subunit codes for MKKSTIIVVVALLAVTALIGFRLASNKKSINEKNKQPTNTNVAIPVTVTRVEEGTVSQQLIKTGNLIPFKAADITATTAGRVTQVNFDLGSQVSQGKILVQLDNKLRELSLQATQLNIDKLKKDVNRYNTLLAGNATTELQVNETKFNYESAVNQAEQIKKQIQDANVKSPISGQIVKKDIEPGEYISPGTVLGTVLDVNRLKVNVLVNESDVYRLRRGQSVKVTADVFPGKTFTGQISYIAPQGTDEHNYPIEITLASAGGLKAGTFVNVDFSQQSNQKALQIPRSALVESIKNPYVYVVEGNAAKQRKIKVGREFGDNIEVIDGLTAGDQVVTTGQLNLSDGKPVQITK; via the coding sequence ATGAAAAAGTCAACCATTATCGTTGTAGTTGCTCTGCTGGCTGTTACTGCGCTTATCGGCTTCCGGCTGGCTTCTAACAAGAAGAGCATTAATGAGAAAAATAAACAGCCAACAAACACAAACGTTGCTATTCCGGTGACGGTTACGCGGGTTGAGGAAGGCACGGTTAGTCAACAACTGATTAAAACCGGTAACCTGATTCCATTCAAAGCTGCTGATATTACGGCAACAACAGCCGGACGGGTAACGCAGGTGAATTTTGATCTGGGCTCGCAGGTTAGCCAGGGCAAAATCTTGGTACAGTTGGATAACAAACTACGCGAACTCTCGCTCCAGGCCACGCAGTTGAACATCGATAAACTGAAGAAAGACGTGAATCGTTATAACACGCTTTTAGCGGGAAACGCAACGACAGAACTTCAGGTGAACGAAACCAAGTTTAACTACGAGAGCGCGGTTAACCAGGCTGAGCAGATCAAAAAGCAGATTCAGGATGCGAACGTAAAATCACCGATCAGCGGTCAGATTGTGAAGAAAGACATTGAGCCAGGCGAATACATTTCTCCGGGTACTGTTTTGGGTACTGTGTTGGATGTGAATCGGTTAAAAGTAAACGTTCTGGTTAACGAAAGCGATGTGTACCGGTTACGCAGAGGCCAGTCAGTGAAAGTTACGGCGGATGTTTTCCCCGGAAAAACGTTCACGGGCCAGATTTCCTATATCGCTCCGCAGGGAACCGATGAGCACAATTACCCGATTGAAATTACGCTGGCTAGTGCCGGTGGTCTGAAAGCCGGAACGTTTGTCAATGTCGATTTCTCGCAGCAGTCGAACCAGAAAGCTTTGCAGATTCCGCGTTCAGCGCTGGTAGAAAGCATCAAGAACCCGTATGTATACGTGGTTGAAGGCAACGCCGCGAAACAACGCAAAATCAAAGTAGGACGGGAGTTTGGCGATAACATTGAAGTGATTGACGGCTTAACGGCTGGTGACCAGGTGGTAACGACTGGCCAATTGAACTTGAGTGATGGCAAACCCGTACAAATCACAAAATAA
- a CDS encoding MBL fold metallo-hydrolase, with protein MKLSIIETGFFKLDGGAMFGVVPKALWNNQNPADSQNRCTWAMRCLLVELQNRLILVDTGIGNKQDAKFFGHYDLHGDASLIGSIQKAGYSEKEISDVLLTHLHFDHVGGAVRREGEALLPTFDNATYWTQAAHWQWAIEPNPREKASFLKENILPLQESGQLRFLDNENLSEGEIELIQVDGHTEKMVLPKFSLGGQTLVYAADLIPSAAHVPLPWIMSYDVRPLLTMAEKETLLRQAAVENWILIFEHDPLIEAATVESTEKGIRIKQKGRLADLLGTSGTY; from the coding sequence ATGAAGCTTTCAATTATTGAGACGGGTTTTTTTAAACTGGATGGCGGTGCCATGTTTGGGGTCGTTCCCAAGGCACTTTGGAATAACCAAAATCCGGCAGATAGCCAGAATCGGTGTACCTGGGCGATGCGCTGTCTGTTGGTAGAACTACAGAATCGTTTAATTCTCGTCGATACCGGGATTGGTAACAAGCAAGACGCCAAATTTTTTGGTCATTATGACCTCCACGGAGATGCTTCCCTGATCGGTTCCATTCAGAAGGCGGGGTACTCGGAAAAGGAAATTTCGGACGTTTTACTCACGCACCTGCATTTCGATCACGTCGGCGGTGCCGTTCGGCGGGAAGGGGAGGCGTTGCTGCCGACTTTCGACAATGCCACGTATTGGACCCAGGCCGCTCATTGGCAGTGGGCCATTGAGCCGAATCCGCGCGAGAAAGCGTCCTTTCTAAAGGAAAACATACTTCCCCTTCAGGAAAGCGGTCAGCTTCGGTTTCTGGATAACGAAAACTTATCTGAGGGAGAGATTGAGTTGATTCAGGTTGACGGGCACACGGAAAAAATGGTCTTACCTAAATTCTCGCTTGGCGGCCAGACGCTCGTGTACGCAGCCGATCTGATTCCATCAGCAGCCCACGTACCCTTGCCCTGGATAATGAGTTATGATGTGCGTCCGTTATTAACCATGGCGGAAAAAGAAACCCTGTTGCGGCAGGCGGCTGTCGAGAACTGGATTCTAATTTTTGAGCACGATCCGCTCATCGAAGCGGCTACGGTTGAAAGTACGGAAAAAGGAATTAGAATAAAGCAAAAAGGGCGCCTGGCCGATTTACTTGGGACAAGCGGGACATATTAA
- a CDS encoding TolC family protein: MKKIAAFFALLSLAVSVPGWAQAPTNWSLKSCIDYGLQHFGTVRIAQYQLENANQQARQALGLYLPQVSGSATFTNNVKLQTSIIPAGPLSPEPIRVVFGQKYQNNIVAQASQPIYDRSLLLGLKAAKPNQQLAELNTRQTREDIVYNIASNYYQVFISQQQIGLLKDNLERTQQVLNVLKLQRDNGVIQPVDYTNTEVSFNNTRSQLTLAENDLELALNRLKYQMGLPQDQVLTLSDSLLMKVAPTLERSQFDTKNLVTFQQGEKNLDLQRLQLQRIRAGYLPTLNFTANYGTLNFANQFENAFKNFLGFGSIGLRLNVPIFDGFQRDAQVQQQKLTVLTQEEQQRLNTAAYQLQFNNAQSQIQRAQANVQNDDRNVKLAQEVYNITTLQYKQGTKPLTDLINADNSYRQAQSNYINSLINFYQARLDLEQSQGTLLNFYNQL; encoded by the coding sequence ATGAAAAAGATAGCTGCATTTTTCGCACTACTTTCCTTAGCAGTTTCGGTGCCTGGCTGGGCCCAAGCGCCTACCAACTGGTCTTTGAAAAGCTGTATTGATTATGGCCTACAACATTTCGGTACTGTACGGATTGCGCAGTATCAGTTGGAGAATGCGAATCAGCAGGCCCGGCAGGCACTAGGATTATACTTACCACAGGTATCGGGTTCGGCGACTTTCACGAACAACGTCAAACTGCAAACATCGATCATCCCGGCGGGACCGCTGAGTCCAGAGCCGATCCGGGTTGTGTTTGGTCAGAAATACCAAAACAATATCGTTGCCCAGGCGAGCCAGCCGATCTACGACCGGTCGCTCTTGCTGGGTTTAAAAGCCGCTAAGCCTAACCAGCAACTAGCCGAGTTGAACACGCGCCAAACGCGGGAAGACATTGTGTATAACATTGCCAGCAATTACTACCAGGTCTTTATCAGCCAGCAACAGATTGGACTTTTGAAAGACAATCTGGAACGAACTCAGCAAGTGCTGAACGTCCTGAAATTGCAACGCGACAACGGCGTAATTCAACCCGTGGATTATACCAATACGGAAGTAAGCTTCAACAATACACGCTCGCAATTAACGCTGGCCGAAAATGACCTGGAACTGGCCTTGAATCGCCTGAAATATCAAATGGGTTTGCCACAAGACCAAGTCCTGACGCTGTCTGACTCGTTGCTGATGAAGGTGGCGCCAACGTTGGAGAGAAGCCAGTTTGATACCAAGAACCTGGTTACGTTCCAGCAGGGAGAAAAGAACCTGGACCTGCAACGGCTGCAATTGCAACGCATACGGGCCGGTTATCTGCCAACCTTAAACTTTACAGCGAATTACGGTACGCTAAACTTTGCGAACCAGTTCGAGAATGCGTTTAAAAATTTCCTTGGTTTTGGTAGCATCGGCCTGCGGTTAAATGTGCCCATCTTCGATGGTTTTCAGCGGGATGCGCAGGTTCAGCAACAGAAACTAACGGTTTTGACGCAGGAGGAACAACAGCGTTTGAACACGGCGGCTTATCAGCTTCAGTTCAACAATGCCCAATCGCAGATTCAGCGCGCTCAGGCCAACGTTCAGAACGATGACCGGAACGTGAAGCTCGCTCAGGAAGTGTATAACATCACAACCTTACAATATAAGCAAGGTACAAAACCATTGACTGACCTGATCAATGCCGATAATTCGTATCGTCAGGCACAGTCGAACTATATCAATTCCCTCATTAATTTCTATCAGGCCCGGCTGGATTTAGAACAATCGCAGGGTACTTTGTTAAATTTTTATAATCAACTCTGA
- a CDS encoding MarR family winged helix-turn-helix transcriptional regulator — protein sequence MISTVEQNIKEKIFNQMGQLVVFNINQVSHTFARKANRELTKSGFSLQLEQLPILFVVNCSTEELLSQQDIANMLQRDKSGIQRSIRTLERDGYLRITPDSVDRRKNLIQLTPAGKAIINKVIETAKRMDEEVTSQLTTEEIASLLKVLSKISGVLES from the coding sequence ATGATATCGACAGTGGAGCAGAACATAAAGGAGAAAATATTTAATCAGATGGGACAGTTGGTTGTGTTCAACATCAACCAGGTCTCGCACACGTTTGCCCGCAAAGCGAATCGGGAGTTAACTAAATCAGGTTTTTCACTTCAATTGGAACAATTACCAATTCTTTTTGTAGTGAATTGTTCAACGGAGGAATTATTGTCGCAGCAAGATATTGCCAACATGCTTCAGCGTGATAAATCGGGCATACAGCGCTCAATTCGCACTTTAGAGCGAGACGGCTATCTGCGGATAACACCCGATAGTGTCGATCGACGCAAGAACCTGATCCAACTCACGCCGGCAGGGAAAGCCATTATCAATAAAGTGATTGAAACGGCCAAACGGATGGATGAAGAGGTGACAAGTCAGCTAACAACTGAAGAGATCGCTTCATTACTCAAAGTTTTAAGCAAAATCTCTGGCGTGCTAGAGAGTTGA
- a CDS encoding TolC family protein — MKRIFYLAALVISALPLSTFAQAVPDSVLQQATLDNCIQYALKNQPVIRQSVIDEAIADRTVKSRLSAWYPQIGGAYNLQHYLQLPVTILPDFTNPNSDVRRAVTTGVPNTSSVQFSFSQNIFNRDVLLASRTGSLVRLQSGQVTTSNKIDLVVNVSKAYYDVLLTQKQVEILNSNIVRLQRSLQDATNQYKSGIVDKTDYQRATIALNTTRAQHKQYVEQVGSKYEYLKQLMNYPISQKLPLEFDTLQLAREVAFDTLQGLNLENRIEYQQLQTQRQLLQANVRYNRWAYLPSLSAFGNYNLVFQNTEFTKLYSQRFPNSLIGVTLALPIFQGGRRVQEVRIAELQLQRSQWDVTALKNGVNSEYAQALANYKGNLANLNALQENVELAQDVYRIISLQYRSGVKAYLDVVISESDLRAAQLSHLNALYQTLSSKLDVQRALGTIQF; from the coding sequence ATGAAACGAATCTTTTACCTGGCCGCTCTGGTGATAAGCGCTCTCCCGCTTTCCACTTTCGCCCAGGCAGTTCCTGATTCCGTCCTGCAACAGGCTACGCTCGATAATTGTATCCAGTATGCCTTGAAAAATCAGCCGGTAATTCGGCAATCCGTCATTGACGAAGCCATTGCCGACCGAACTGTCAAAAGTCGCCTTTCGGCCTGGTATCCACAGATTGGTGGTGCTTACAACCTGCAACACTATCTTCAGTTGCCCGTGACCATCCTGCCGGATTTTACCAATCCGAACTCGGACGTACGGCGGGCCGTCACTACGGGGGTGCCTAATACATCCAGCGTGCAGTTTTCATTTAGCCAGAATATCTTTAACCGGGACGTTTTGCTGGCGAGCCGGACGGGAAGCCTTGTCCGACTACAATCCGGCCAGGTGACGACCAGTAATAAAATCGATCTGGTAGTTAATGTGAGCAAGGCTTATTACGATGTTTTGTTAACGCAAAAACAGGTAGAAATCCTGAATTCCAACATCGTTCGGCTACAACGGAGTTTGCAAGATGCTACCAACCAGTACAAAAGCGGTATTGTTGACAAAACCGACTACCAGCGGGCTACCATTGCGCTGAATACGACGCGGGCGCAGCATAAGCAGTATGTAGAACAGGTTGGCTCTAAATACGAATACCTGAAGCAACTGATGAACTATCCAATTAGTCAGAAGTTGCCGCTTGAATTTGATACGCTGCAACTGGCGCGGGAGGTTGCCTTCGATACACTACAAGGTTTGAATCTGGAAAATCGCATTGAATACCAGCAACTACAAACCCAACGCCAATTGCTTCAGGCCAATGTACGCTATAATCGCTGGGCTTACCTGCCGTCGCTCTCGGCCTTTGGAAACTACAATCTAGTGTTTCAGAACACGGAATTTACGAAACTTTACAGCCAGCGCTTTCCAAATTCGCTGATTGGGGTAACGCTGGCGCTGCCTATTTTCCAGGGTGGCCGCCGCGTCCAGGAAGTGCGGATTGCGGAGCTACAGCTTCAGCGCTCGCAATGGGATGTTACCGCCCTGAAAAATGGCGTTAATTCGGAATACGCGCAGGCCTTGGCTAATTACAAAGGCAACCTGGCTAACCTGAATGCTTTGCAGGAAAACGTGGAGCTGGCACAGGATGTGTACCGTATCATCAGTCTTCAGTACCGCTCAGGAGTCAAAGCTTACCTGGACGTTGTTATTTCGGAATCTGACCTGCGGGCGGCGCAATTGTCGCATCTGAATGCCCTCTACCAGACGCTGAGCAGCAAGCTGGATGTCCAACGAGCATTAGGAACTATTCAATTTTAA
- a CDS encoding patatin-like phospholipase family protein, translating into MTVGLVLSGGGARGIAHLGIIKALQEQGVQIDRIAGTSAGAVAGALLATGYSPDEILEIVVTTPFFRHVRPAFNRMGLLKLDRVEALYRTYLPEDRFEALKIPLHVVATDINAGECVVFEEGELVRPLVASCCLPGIFAPYQIGDRQYVDGAVLNNMPVEMLENKVDFIIGASCNPPNPNKSITSVKGVLERSLMLAIRSKTRERLTKCDLLVEPPDLCRYEVFDLRKAREIFRVGYEYTRTMEIDLFKLTTPSAP; encoded by the coding sequence ATGACAGTTGGTTTGGTATTATCGGGAGGGGGTGCCCGTGGTATTGCTCACCTGGGCATTATCAAAGCCTTGCAGGAGCAGGGCGTTCAGATTGATCGGATTGCCGGAACCAGCGCTGGAGCGGTGGCTGGCGCTTTGCTGGCTACGGGCTATAGTCCCGACGAAATTTTGGAAATTGTGGTTACAACGCCCTTTTTCCGCCATGTCCGTCCTGCTTTTAATCGAATGGGCTTGCTAAAGCTCGACCGGGTCGAAGCCCTGTACCGTACCTATTTACCAGAAGACCGTTTTGAAGCGTTAAAGATTCCATTGCACGTAGTGGCCACCGACATCAATGCGGGCGAATGCGTTGTTTTTGAGGAGGGGGAGTTGGTGCGGCCCCTGGTGGCGTCCTGCTGTCTGCCAGGGATATTTGCGCCTTACCAGATTGGTGATCGGCAGTATGTAGACGGCGCGGTGCTGAACAACATGCCCGTAGAAATGCTGGAAAACAAGGTTGATTTTATTATTGGTGCCAGTTGCAATCCGCCCAACCCGAACAAATCGATCACCTCGGTGAAGGGGGTTTTGGAGCGAAGTCTGATGCTGGCGATCCGCAGTAAGACGCGGGAACGGCTCACGAAATGTGATCTGTTGGTAGAGCCACCGGACTTATGCCGCTACGAAGTTTTTGATTTGCGGAAAGCCCGCGAGATTTTCCGCGTAGGCTACGAATATACGCGGACGATGGAAATTGACTTATTTAAATTGACAACTCCATCGGCTCCGTAA